A window of the Phragmites australis chromosome 20, lpPhrAust1.1, whole genome shotgun sequence genome harbors these coding sequences:
- the LOC133902060 gene encoding transcription factor RAX2-like — MGRPPCCDKASVKKGPWSPEEDRKLKEYIHKHGTGGNWIALPHKAGLKRCGKSCRLRWLNYLRPNIKHGGFSDDEDRIICNLFATIGSRWSIIAAQLPGRTDNDIKNYWNTKLKKKLIMGFQQQPLPATHHHDRSNKHQQIFFPAASSSAAAPAEAPPLLLQHLSASPHYSLQHATSSNNSKKYCSTSELLEFGGNGEQQMSSSCSDNGGGLGLCFELCNNSSVAAGLESFILGGLQLQQEDHQKQALLLAGDQQLEYQYYSPAACCYDYEQETKPNFVVAASGGHGGLPLAVAAAPTGLDASSNSFFHSYSEETYSNNDE, encoded by the exons atggggaGGCCTCCATGCTGCGATAAGGCGAGTGTGAAGAAAGGGCCTTGGTCACCCGAGGAGGATCGCAAGCTCAAGGAGTACATCCACAAGCATGGCACCGGCGGCAACTGGATCGCTCTCCCTCACAAAGCTG GGCTGAAGAGGTGCGGGAAGAGCTGCAGGTTGCGGTGGCTGAATTACCTGAGGCCAAACATCAAGCATGGCGGCTTTTCTGACGACGAGGATAGGATCATCTGCAACCTCTTTGCTACCATTGGAAGCAG GTGGTCCATCATCGCAGCGCAGCTCCCTGGGAGGACggacaacgacatcaagaactactggaacaccaagctgaagaagaagcttATCATGGgcttccagcagcagccacttcCTGCCACCCACCACCACGACAGGTCCAACAAGCACCAGCAGATCTTCTTCCCCGCAGCATCGTCAtcagcagcagcaccagcagAAGCTCCTCCCTTGTTGCTGCAGCATCTCTCTGCCTCTCCTCATTATTCTCTGCAGCATGCCACCAGCAGCAACAACTCCAAGAAATATTGTTCAACGTCCGAACTCCTCGAGTTCGGAGGCAATGGTGAGCAGCAGATGAGCTCATCGTGTTCGGACAATGGCGGTGGCCTTGGCCTGTGCTTTGAGCTGTGCAACAACAGCTCCGTTGCGGCGGGCTTAGAGAGCTTCATCCTCGGCGGCTTGCAATTGCAGCAGGAGGATCATCAAAAGCAGGCTCTACTGCTTGCCGGTGATCAGCAGCTGGAATATCAGTACTACAGCCCCGCGGCCTGCTGTTATGACTATGAGCAAGAAACGAAGCCTAACTTTGTTGTGGCGGCGAGTGGCGGCCATGGTGGTCTCCCTCTGGCAGTAGCAGCAGCGCCTACTGGCCTTGATGCAAGTAGCAACAGCTTCTTCCACAGCTACAGCGAGGAGACGTACAGCAACAACGACGAGTAG